Proteins from a genomic interval of Diaminobutyricimonas aerilata:
- a CDS encoding alpha/beta fold hydrolase translates to MGYITVGQENSTDIEIYYEDHGAGQPVVLIHGYPLDGNSWELQSRELLAAGYRVITYDRRGFGKSSKVGVGYDYDTFAGDLNTVLETLDLSDVILVGFSMGTGELARYVKTYGHERVAKLAFLASLEPFLLQTDDNEAGVPQSVFDGIYDAAYADRYAWYTEFYKNFYNLDENLGERISQEVVTASWNTAVGSAPVAAYAVVAAWLTDFRDDVVAVREAGKPTLILHGTEDNILPIDATGRRFHDAVPAADYVEIEGAPHGLLWTHAAQVNEALLGFVGK, encoded by the coding sequence ATGGGTTACATCACCGTCGGCCAGGAGAACAGCACCGACATCGAGATCTACTACGAAGACCACGGTGCCGGTCAGCCGGTCGTGCTCATCCATGGCTATCCGCTCGACGGCAACAGCTGGGAGCTGCAGTCCCGCGAACTGCTCGCCGCCGGATACCGGGTCATCACGTACGACCGTCGCGGCTTCGGCAAGTCGAGCAAGGTCGGCGTCGGCTACGACTACGACACCTTCGCCGGCGACCTCAACACGGTGCTCGAGACCCTCGACCTCTCCGACGTCATCCTCGTGGGCTTCTCGATGGGGACGGGCGAACTCGCCCGCTACGTCAAGACCTACGGACACGAGCGGGTCGCCAAGCTCGCGTTCCTCGCCTCGCTCGAGCCGTTCCTGCTGCAGACCGACGACAACGAGGCCGGGGTGCCGCAGTCGGTCTTCGACGGCATCTACGACGCCGCGTACGCCGACCGTTACGCCTGGTACACCGAGTTCTACAAGAACTTCTACAACCTCGACGAGAACCTGGGCGAGCGGATCAGCCAGGAGGTCGTCACGGCGAGCTGGAACACCGCGGTGGGCAGCGCGCCCGTCGCCGCGTACGCGGTGGTGGCTGCGTGGCTGACGGACTTCCGTGACGACGTCGTCGCCGTGCGCGAGGCCGGTAAGCCGACGCTCATCCTGCACGGAACCGAGGACAACATCCTGCCGATCGATGCGACCGGTCGCCGTTTCCATGACGCGGTGCCCGCGGCGGACTACGTCGAGATCGAGGGCGCGCCCCACGGGTTGCTCTGGACGCACGCCGCCCAGGTCAACGAGGCCCTGCTCGGCTTCGTCGGCAAGTAG
- a CDS encoding TetR/AcrR family transcriptional regulator — protein MDEQTAREHVVAAADRLFYTRGIQAVGMDAVRSAAGVSLKRMYALFPSKDDLVIAVLHRRTAQWNAGIAATAAGASTPREKLLAIFDFLSDWFREDDFRGCAFINSYGELGATSTAVAETARAQKAAFQRYVAELVRDAGAPEHLAPQLALLAEGAQTTAAISGDAAAAGHARAAAETLITVALGRETVGV, from the coding sequence ATGGATGAGCAGACGGCACGTGAACACGTGGTTGCCGCGGCGGATCGCTTGTTCTACACCCGCGGCATCCAGGCCGTGGGGATGGATGCGGTGCGCAGCGCGGCCGGGGTCTCGCTCAAACGGATGTACGCCCTCTTCCCTTCCAAGGACGACCTCGTGATCGCGGTGCTGCACCGTCGCACCGCACAGTGGAACGCCGGCATCGCGGCGACGGCCGCCGGCGCGTCGACCCCGCGGGAGAAGCTCCTGGCGATCTTCGACTTCCTCAGCGACTGGTTCCGCGAGGACGACTTCCGCGGTTGCGCGTTCATCAACTCCTACGGGGAGCTCGGCGCGACCTCGACCGCTGTGGCGGAGACCGCGCGAGCCCAGAAGGCCGCGTTCCAGCGTTACGTCGCCGAGCTCGTCCGCGACGCGGGTGCGCCCGAGCACCTGGCGCCCCAACTCGCATTGCTCGCCGAAGGCGCGCAGACCACCGCGGCCATCTCGGGCGACGCCGCCGCGGCCGGGCACGCGCGCGCCGCAGCCGAAACGCTCATCACCGTCGCGCTGGGCCGCGAGACGGTCGGCGTCTGA
- a CDS encoding DUF2277 domain-containing protein: MCRNIHVLHNFEPVATSDEVQAAALQYVRKISGSTKPSKANAEAFERAVAEIAHVTQHLLDDLVSTAPPKNREVEAEKGRERFEKRMARAVASA; the protein is encoded by the coding sequence ATGTGCCGCAACATCCACGTCCTCCACAACTTCGAACCCGTCGCCACGAGCGATGAGGTGCAGGCCGCCGCCCTGCAGTACGTGCGCAAGATCAGCGGGTCGACGAAGCCGTCGAAGGCCAATGCCGAGGCGTTCGAGCGCGCCGTCGCCGAGATCGCCCACGTCACCCAGCACCTGCTCGACGACCTCGTGAGCACGGCACCGCCGAAGAACCGCGAGGTCGAGGCCGAGAAGGGTCGCGAGCGGTTCGAGAAGCGGATGGCGCGCGCCGTCGCCTCGGCCTGA
- a CDS encoding bifunctional phosphatase PAP2/diacylglycerol kinase family protein has protein sequence MPRPPLNPIIALRRLRVLPRWVRRVDGAVARRINRRRTPGAVDTGYRRLSEAANHGRLWFALAGALVVLGRPRAAVRGVASLTLASIIANLIGKRLFGGDRPILKDVPLGRRLRQQPTSASFPSGHSASAAAFATGVAVEWPKAGAVVAPLALGVIYSRLHVGAHWFSDVVGGSALGVGVAAAGKALVPAPRRPAKPEGGLPVTLPASPDGAEVAIVVNPSSGTSVRRPDPVPVLERRLPRARIVTVGEGQSLEQVARDLFAAEPRPTVLGVCGGDGSIDVGAHVAREMGVPLLALPGGTFNHFVRSAGVETIDAGIDALQAGHGLRVDVAELRIDDEADVTVLNAASVGIYPDFVALRERYQGTWGKWIASLIAAVAALRTAEPVEIVIGGRRARAWSVFVGVNRNHPAPVTPLQRARLDDGVLDVRILHAGARIRAVASLVFARRAATVLRGIGVAPGPSAVDAFETDELVIEVRPREGQPPGLAHDGEVELEAAETPRGRRRGYVSRIRLVPLGLEVYSPRY, from the coding sequence GTGCCCCGACCACCGCTGAACCCGATCATCGCCCTCCGACGGCTGCGCGTGCTGCCGAGGTGGGTCCGCCGCGTCGACGGGGCCGTGGCCCGCCGCATCAACCGACGCCGCACTCCCGGCGCCGTCGACACCGGCTATCGGCGGCTCTCGGAAGCGGCGAACCACGGTCGGTTGTGGTTCGCGCTCGCGGGCGCGCTCGTCGTGCTCGGTCGTCCCCGCGCCGCGGTGCGGGGCGTCGCGTCGCTGACCCTGGCGAGCATCATCGCGAACCTGATCGGCAAGCGGCTCTTCGGCGGCGATCGCCCGATCCTCAAAGACGTGCCGCTCGGGCGGCGGCTGCGTCAGCAGCCCACGTCGGCGTCGTTCCCGTCCGGGCACTCGGCGAGCGCCGCCGCCTTCGCGACCGGTGTCGCCGTGGAGTGGCCGAAGGCCGGCGCGGTCGTCGCACCGCTCGCGCTCGGCGTCATCTATTCGCGCCTCCACGTCGGCGCCCACTGGTTCTCGGATGTCGTCGGCGGGTCAGCGCTCGGGGTCGGCGTCGCCGCAGCCGGGAAAGCACTCGTCCCCGCCCCGCGACGGCCCGCGAAGCCGGAGGGCGGACTGCCCGTCACCCTCCCCGCATCGCCCGACGGTGCGGAAGTCGCCATCGTCGTCAACCCCTCCTCGGGGACGAGCGTCCGGCGTCCTGACCCCGTGCCGGTGCTCGAACGGCGCCTTCCCCGAGCGCGGATCGTCACGGTGGGAGAGGGGCAGTCCCTCGAGCAGGTCGCGCGCGATCTGTTCGCTGCGGAACCCCGGCCGACGGTGCTCGGGGTGTGCGGCGGCGACGGATCGATCGACGTCGGAGCGCACGTCGCCCGCGAGATGGGGGTGCCGCTGCTGGCGCTGCCCGGCGGCACCTTCAACCACTTCGTGCGGTCGGCCGGTGTCGAGACGATCGACGCGGGCATCGACGCGCTCCAGGCCGGGCACGGCCTGCGCGTCGACGTGGCCGAACTCCGGATCGACGACGAGGCGGACGTGACCGTCCTGAACGCGGCCTCGGTCGGCATCTACCCCGACTTCGTCGCCCTCCGCGAGCGGTATCAGGGCACCTGGGGCAAGTGGATCGCGTCGCTCATCGCCGCGGTGGCGGCCCTGCGCACGGCGGAGCCGGTCGAGATCGTGATCGGCGGTCGGCGGGCTCGGGCCTGGTCGGTCTTCGTCGGGGTCAATCGCAACCACCCCGCGCCGGTGACGCCGTTGCAGCGCGCCCGGCTCGACGACGGTGTGCTCGACGTGCGCATCCTCCACGCCGGTGCCCGCATCCGTGCGGTCGCGTCGCTCGTGTTCGCCCGTCGCGCCGCAACCGTGCTGCGCGGCATCGGCGTCGCCCCCGGCCCGTCGGCGGTCGACGCGTTCGAGACGGACGAGCTGGTCATCGAGGTGCGACCTCGCGAGGGCCAGCCCCCGGGACTCGCCCACGACGGGGAGGTGGAGCTCGAGGCGGCGGAGACGCCCCGTGGGCGGCGCCGCGGATACGTGTCGCGTATCCGCCTCGTGCCGCTCGGACTCGAGGTGTACAGCCCGCGGTACTGA
- a CDS encoding alpha/beta hydrolase, which produces MLLHGSGSDPQSVLRLLHDEAERRGMLVLAPKSMAYTWDAILGGVGPDIRSIQEALDWMAERFRLDRARIMLSGFSDGASYALTVGLVNGDVFSRIGAFSPGFLLPGPRTGRPSIFVSHGLADPVLPIDRCSRVLVPGLIADGYEVDFREFADGHTVPREMVAAALDPLAG; this is translated from the coding sequence GTGCTGTTGCACGGATCGGGATCGGACCCGCAGTCGGTGCTCCGGCTCCTGCACGACGAGGCGGAGCGGCGCGGGATGCTCGTGCTGGCACCGAAGTCCATGGCCTACACCTGGGATGCGATCCTGGGCGGCGTCGGTCCGGACATCCGATCGATCCAGGAGGCTCTGGACTGGATGGCCGAGCGGTTCCGGCTCGATCGTGCGCGGATCATGCTCAGCGGCTTCTCCGATGGCGCGTCCTACGCCCTGACCGTCGGCCTCGTCAACGGTGACGTGTTCTCGCGGATCGGCGCCTTCTCCCCCGGGTTCCTGCTGCCCGGACCGCGAACGGGTCGCCCGTCGATCTTCGTGTCGCACGGCCTCGCCGATCCGGTGCTGCCGATCGACCGCTGCAGCCGGGTGCTCGTACCCGGGCTGATCGCCGACGGGTACGAGGTCGACTTCCGCGAGTTCGCCGACGGTCATACCGTGCCGCGGGAGATGGTCGCCGCGGCGCTCGATCCGCTCGCCGGCTGA
- a CDS encoding DUF262 domain-containing protein — MSTATNIDATAVNTIAWLSAPDTNIVVPVYQRQYRWDIGGCEQLLADIRAVGDTDDRHMHFIGSILSSVSSDGADTELVLIDGQQRTTTLMLLIAALHHTVRADDPELAAQLERVLVRASDPTRTKLRPHRAWADVFESVVLDRRPADGTLRDSRFDDNYAFFRSQISAEEAPRIWRGLQKLEHVAITLGAGANAQQIFESLNSTGEPLRDHELIHNYVLMGLSHAEQSEIEDDFWLPIERNTGESIAAFWRHYLVMTTGREVEVAGERGVYAAFRQRFPRLDLDTLRAHAAEWREYSEIYRTLLDPSRESDADVARQLGYLTTFGRAMYPLVMRAYHDHAHGELEKDVLIRTLEYVQSLLLRRTVVGLGNERLVARLCRAREQGQGALEAAIGRIAPSDERVRVALKYSDLPHAAYVLGRLSGVDDTAELDIEHVFPPAPGDNWSGDGEREWADYTEDEQNSHRALAQTLGNLALLEQPLAERVLDKSFPDKRAAYDRSSIPTTRDLAQEQAWGTAAISERSARLSADFLRIWTRPAVTGIDDDGLTPILDATRRRGWPRGWQREFEYVEYRGEHWEVYDVKYLFNRIFKRLWADGREHVVAFSARRGGPIFDAQAWNGHWDTLDESTYIYMGWDSNYMLSAVQGLLEEAGLASEVFVKYSYTAAHM, encoded by the coding sequence ATGAGCACTGCCACGAACATCGACGCGACCGCGGTCAACACGATCGCCTGGCTCTCGGCCCCCGACACCAACATCGTGGTGCCCGTCTACCAGCGCCAGTACCGCTGGGACATCGGCGGATGCGAACAGCTGCTCGCCGACATCCGTGCGGTGGGCGACACGGATGACCGGCACATGCACTTCATCGGTTCGATCCTGTCGTCGGTGAGCAGCGACGGGGCGGACACCGAGCTCGTGCTCATCGACGGACAGCAGCGCACCACGACGCTCATGCTGCTCATCGCCGCACTGCACCACACCGTCCGGGCCGACGACCCGGAGCTCGCCGCCCAGCTCGAGCGGGTGCTCGTACGCGCCTCCGACCCGACCCGCACGAAGCTGCGACCGCACCGCGCGTGGGCCGACGTGTTCGAGAGCGTCGTGCTCGACCGCCGCCCCGCCGACGGCACCCTGCGCGACTCCCGGTTCGACGACAACTACGCCTTCTTCCGCAGTCAGATCAGCGCCGAGGAGGCTCCCCGCATCTGGCGCGGTCTGCAGAAGCTCGAGCACGTGGCGATCACGCTCGGCGCGGGGGCGAACGCCCAGCAGATCTTCGAGAGTCTCAACTCGACGGGCGAGCCCCTGCGCGATCACGAACTCATCCACAACTACGTGCTCATGGGTCTCTCGCACGCCGAGCAGAGCGAGATCGAGGACGACTTCTGGCTGCCCATCGAGCGGAACACCGGCGAGTCGATCGCCGCCTTCTGGCGGCACTACCTGGTCATGACGACGGGCCGGGAGGTCGAGGTCGCCGGCGAGCGCGGCGTCTACGCCGCCTTCCGCCAGCGGTTCCCCCGGCTCGACCTCGACACGTTGCGCGCGCATGCGGCGGAATGGCGGGAGTATTCGGAGATCTACCGCACCCTGCTCGACCCGTCACGCGAATCCGACGCCGACGTCGCCCGCCAGCTCGGCTACCTCACGACCTTCGGCCGGGCGATGTACCCGCTCGTGATGCGGGCCTATCACGACCACGCCCACGGCGAGCTGGAGAAGGACGTGCTCATCCGCACCCTCGAGTACGTGCAGTCGCTGCTGTTGCGTCGCACCGTCGTGGGGCTCGGCAACGAACGCCTCGTCGCCCGGTTGTGCCGGGCGCGCGAACAGGGTCAGGGCGCGCTCGAGGCGGCGATCGGCCGCATCGCCCCGTCGGACGAGCGCGTGCGGGTCGCCCTCAAGTACAGCGACCTGCCGCACGCGGCCTACGTGCTCGGGCGGCTCTCCGGGGTGGACGACACCGCCGAACTCGACATCGAGCACGTCTTTCCGCCCGCACCCGGCGACAACTGGAGCGGCGACGGCGAGCGGGAATGGGCGGACTACACGGAGGACGAGCAGAACTCCCACCGGGCGCTCGCTCAGACCCTCGGCAACCTCGCGCTGCTCGAGCAGCCGCTCGCCGAGCGGGTGCTCGACAAGTCGTTCCCCGACAAGCGGGCGGCGTACGACCGCAGCTCGATTCCGACGACCCGCGACCTCGCGCAGGAGCAGGCATGGGGCACGGCCGCCATCTCGGAGCGTTCCGCCCGGTTGAGCGCGGACTTCCTGCGCATCTGGACGCGCCCCGCCGTGACCGGGATCGACGACGACGGACTCACCCCCATCCTCGATGCCACCCGGCGCCGGGGCTGGCCGCGCGGCTGGCAGCGCGAGTTCGAGTACGTCGAGTACCGCGGCGAGCACTGGGAGGTCTACGACGTCAAGTACCTCTTCAACCGCATCTTCAAGCGCCTCTGGGCGGACGGCCGCGAGCACGTCGTCGCCTTCAGCGCCCGTCGCGGAGGTCCGATCTTCGATGCGCAAGCGTGGAACGGCCACTGGGACACGCTCGACGAGTCGACCTACATCTACATGGGCTGGGACTCGAACTACATGCTCTCCGCGGTGCAGGGGCTGCTCGAGGAAGCCGGCCTCGCCTCCGAGGTGTTCGTGAAGTACTCGTACACCGCCGCGCACATGTGA
- a CDS encoding LacI family DNA-binding transcriptional regulator → MSDVAAAAGVSVMTVSNVLNGRPKVGPETRVRVLEAVERLGYEVNLTAKRLRSGRTGAIGLIVPRFDHPYFGELAAKLAVALTAVGRHLAVEQSNASAEGELAALSHARLATYDAVLLSVVGLHYDDVDRLRSAVPVVLLGEQDMPPRYDHIQLDNEGGAHRATAHLLERGARNLLIAAGGDEGFPSMTTARTAGWRRAQLEAGLEPRPDGVIELAAYEAAVAREAVRARLEVDPSVDGIFAITDQVAFGVMAGVRDAGLRVPQDVQVVGFDNLALGEQLAPALTTIDPTHDWVVEHAMDLLERRIAGEEFPPQHLVSPAPLVIRGSTR, encoded by the coding sequence ATGAGCGACGTGGCGGCCGCGGCCGGCGTCTCGGTGATGACCGTGTCGAACGTGCTCAACGGCCGCCCGAAGGTCGGTCCCGAGACGCGGGTGCGCGTGCTCGAGGCCGTCGAGCGCCTCGGCTACGAAGTGAACCTGACGGCGAAACGGCTCCGCTCGGGGCGCACGGGGGCCATCGGTCTCATCGTGCCCCGCTTCGACCACCCCTACTTCGGCGAGCTGGCCGCCAAGCTGGCCGTCGCCCTCACCGCGGTCGGTCGTCACCTGGCCGTCGAGCAATCGAACGCGAGCGCAGAGGGCGAACTCGCCGCCCTCTCCCATGCCCGGCTCGCCACCTACGACGCCGTGCTGTTGAGCGTCGTCGGGCTCCACTACGACGATGTCGACCGCCTGCGCAGCGCCGTGCCCGTTGTCCTGCTCGGCGAGCAGGACATGCCTCCGCGCTACGACCACATCCAGCTCGACAATGAGGGGGGCGCTCATCGGGCGACGGCCCATCTGCTGGAACGGGGGGCGCGCAACCTGCTGATCGCGGCCGGAGGCGACGAAGGGTTCCCCTCGATGACGACGGCGCGCACCGCCGGTTGGCGTCGAGCCCAACTGGAGGCCGGACTCGAGCCACGACCGGACGGCGTGATCGAGCTCGCCGCCTACGAGGCGGCGGTCGCGCGGGAGGCCGTGCGCGCGCGACTGGAGGTCGACCCCTCGGTCGACGGCATCTTCGCGATCACCGACCAGGTGGCGTTCGGCGTCATGGCAGGAGTCCGCGACGCGGGTCTGCGCGTGCCGCAGGACGTGCAGGTCGTCGGTTTCGACAACCTCGCACTCGGCGAGCAGCTCGCCCCCGCGCTGACCACCATCGATCCCACCCACGACTGGGTCGTCGAACACGCGATGGATCTGCTCGAACGGCGGATCGCGGGGGAGGAGTTCCCGCCCCAGCACCTCGTGAGCCCCGCACCACTCGTGATCCGCGGCTCGACGAGGTGA
- a CDS encoding ABC transporter substrate-binding protein, which yields MISRATRWAAAVAAASLSVGLAACSSGGDAEGTTTISFLSWTGQEQMEPVLEAFQEAHPEVKVEASYAPPVAEYIQTLQTRVLSGTAPDVFLIAAENKTNLIDAGAVLDLSDEPFTEGVQPFNLDTYGRDGAQYGLSLSSWAAGYAYNVDMLAEVGYDALPETWDEFLELLQKLKDAGHTPFLESVDQMPTTVSAMLGAKSSEMDPSLDERIFSGESTFEEEWSDILEQYNRLYTEGLVSSDVVALDGDQVRDEFANERVAIINAGPWIINAVQEANPDMNWSFGQVPGLEDGKPYQAGAASPGYAINAKSDEGKQEAAKTFLTWLASAEGVEQFQKATNDVTVTDDYTPEINPVFEPMVGPIREGELYLPMIAWQRDEDVLNVEAVAQMQRMIQGEIEPSEVAAALDTKLSD from the coding sequence GTGATCTCACGCGCCACCCGCTGGGCAGCGGCCGTCGCCGCCGCCTCGCTCTCCGTCGGACTCGCCGCCTGCAGCAGCGGCGGGGACGCGGAGGGCACGACGACCATCTCGTTCCTCTCCTGGACGGGGCAGGAGCAGATGGAACCCGTGCTCGAGGCCTTCCAGGAGGCTCACCCCGAGGTGAAGGTGGAGGCCTCGTACGCCCCTCCCGTCGCCGAATACATCCAGACCCTGCAGACCCGCGTGCTCTCCGGCACCGCACCGGACGTGTTCCTCATCGCCGCGGAGAACAAGACCAACCTCATCGATGCCGGTGCCGTGCTCGATCTCTCGGACGAGCCGTTCACCGAGGGAGTCCAGCCGTTCAACCTCGACACCTACGGGCGCGACGGCGCACAGTACGGGCTCTCCCTGTCGAGCTGGGCAGCGGGCTACGCGTACAACGTCGACATGCTCGCCGAGGTCGGCTACGACGCGCTCCCCGAGACCTGGGACGAGTTCCTCGAGTTGCTCCAGAAGCTGAAGGACGCGGGGCACACCCCGTTCCTCGAGAGCGTCGATCAGATGCCGACCACTGTCTCGGCCATGCTCGGCGCGAAGTCGAGCGAGATGGATCCGAGCCTCGACGAGCGGATCTTCTCCGGCGAGAGCACCTTCGAAGAGGAGTGGAGCGACATCCTCGAGCAGTACAACCGCCTCTACACCGAGGGTCTCGTGAGCAGCGACGTGGTCGCCCTCGACGGCGACCAGGTCCGTGACGAGTTCGCAAACGAGCGGGTCGCGATCATCAACGCCGGCCCCTGGATCATCAACGCGGTGCAGGAGGCGAACCCCGACATGAACTGGTCGTTCGGCCAGGTGCCCGGACTCGAGGACGGCAAGCCGTATCAGGCCGGCGCCGCGAGCCCCGGCTACGCCATCAACGCGAAGTCGGACGAGGGAAAGCAGGAGGCGGCGAAGACCTTCCTCACCTGGCTGGCCTCGGCGGAGGGCGTCGAGCAGTTCCAGAAGGCCACGAACGACGTCACGGTCACCGACGACTACACGCCCGAGATCAACCCGGTGTTCGAGCCGATGGTCGGCCCGATCCGCGAGGGCGAGCTCTACCTGCCCATGATCGCCTGGCAGCGCGACGAAGACGTGCTCAACGTCGAAGCGGTCGCGCAGATGCAGCGCATGATCCAGGGCGAGATCGAGCCGAGCGAGGTCGCAGCCGCCCTCGACACGAAACTGTCCGACTGA
- a CDS encoding carbohydrate ABC transporter permease, with the protein MTSSLAGRRVATAPATRRRSVEGGWKQITINRAFLLPAVVVFVFLFVIPLAQGFYWSLTDFTGYSDEAEFVGLANYAEILRDPSMLSGLSFTVVFAVGSTLVTTLLAIPLAVQLNKAFAGRNFVRSLWFFPAVPSMAILGLVWGYILSPLPSGVLNTLLNDWFGIEAISWLSDNTLAQGSVIMVSVWAQVGWHAVLYVAYLQSIPSEYYEVAKIDGASARQQFFGITLPLLTPAIVISTFLLLTAGLKVYELPFTLTGGGPGFTTYTITQSIVTAGVGQGRYGLASALAVLFTVAVAVIGFTQLKVASAIGKRFS; encoded by the coding sequence ATGACCTCATCACTCGCCGGGCGCCGTGTCGCGACCGCGCCCGCCACCCGCCGCCGATCGGTGGAAGGCGGATGGAAGCAGATCACGATCAACCGGGCGTTCCTGCTTCCGGCCGTCGTCGTCTTCGTCTTCCTCTTCGTCATCCCGCTCGCCCAGGGCTTCTACTGGAGCCTGACCGACTTCACCGGTTACAGCGACGAGGCGGAGTTCGTCGGGCTCGCCAACTACGCGGAGATCCTGCGGGATCCCTCGATGCTCTCGGGCCTCAGCTTCACGGTGGTCTTCGCCGTCGGGTCGACTCTCGTGACGACCCTGCTGGCGATCCCGCTCGCCGTGCAGCTCAACAAGGCGTTCGCCGGACGCAACTTCGTGCGCTCGCTCTGGTTCTTCCCCGCCGTGCCGAGCATGGCGATCCTGGGGCTCGTGTGGGGGTACATCCTCTCGCCCCTGCCCTCGGGGGTGCTCAACACGCTCTTGAACGACTGGTTCGGCATCGAGGCCATCTCCTGGCTCAGCGACAACACCCTCGCTCAGGGCTCGGTGATCATGGTCAGCGTATGGGCGCAGGTCGGCTGGCATGCGGTGCTGTATGTCGCCTATCTCCAGTCGATCCCGTCGGAGTACTACGAAGTGGCCAAGATCGACGGCGCGAGCGCCCGGCAGCAGTTCTTCGGGATCACGCTGCCGCTGCTCACCCCCGCGATCGTCATCAGCACATTCCTGCTTCTCACGGCCGGGCTCAAGGTCTACGAACTGCCGTTCACCCTCACCGGCGGCGGCCCCGGCTTCACGACCTACACGATCACGCAGTCGATCGTCACCGCCGGCGTGGGCCAGGGTCGGTACGGCCTCGCCTCCGCGCTCGCCGTGCTGTTCACCGTCGCCGTGGCCGTCATCGGCTTCACCCAGCTCAAGGTCGCCAGCGCGATCGGGAAGCGGTTCTCATGA
- a CDS encoding carbohydrate ABC transporter permease: MTTPVWRRVALSVVMLALALVIGVPLYYVLVNSFKTQAEMVTSPLALPHQWTFDNWGDALGDTAIYQAFGNTLYVTVLGVLLQLFVGAMAAYAMLITHSRLARFAAAALLLGFMIPGQSTLIPLYRTLVGLSLVDDLNGLVLMYLGGSIFCFFLIQGYMRTIPYEVIEAARVDGAGTFQVFWRIVLPLIRPILVTVGVFQTMWVWNDFLLPTVFLSSPQKQTIVLQVYNAVSEFTTDWPAFMTITVIALIPMVVFFVFTQRHIVSGLLAGSVKG; encoded by the coding sequence ATGACCACACCGGTCTGGCGCCGAGTCGCCCTGAGCGTCGTGATGCTCGCCCTCGCCCTCGTCATCGGGGTGCCGCTGTACTACGTGCTGGTGAACAGCTTCAAGACGCAAGCCGAGATGGTGACCTCGCCGCTCGCCCTGCCGCACCAGTGGACGTTCGACAACTGGGGTGACGCACTCGGCGACACCGCGATCTACCAGGCCTTCGGCAACACCCTCTACGTCACCGTGCTCGGCGTGCTGCTGCAACTGTTCGTGGGGGCGATGGCGGCCTACGCGATGCTCATCACGCACAGCCGACTGGCCCGCTTCGCTGCCGCCGCGCTGCTGCTCGGCTTCATGATCCCCGGACAGTCGACCCTCATCCCGCTCTACCGCACGCTCGTCGGGCTCAGCCTCGTCGACGACCTCAACGGCCTCGTGCTCATGTACCTCGGAGGCTCGATCTTCTGCTTCTTCCTGATCCAGGGCTACATGCGCACGATCCCGTACGAGGTGATCGAGGCGGCCCGTGTCGACGGTGCGGGCACATTCCAGGTCTTCTGGCGGATCGTGCTGCCGCTCATCCGCCCGATCCTCGTGACGGTGGGCGTCTTCCAGACGATGTGGGTGTGGAACGACTTCCTGCTGCCCACCGTGTTCCTCTCCTCGCCGCAGAAGCAGACCATCGTGCTGCAGGTCTACAACGCGGTCTCGGAGTTCACGACCGACTGGCCCGCCTTCATGACCATCACCGTCATCGCGCTCATCCCCATGGTCGTCTTCTTCGTCTTCACGCAGCGCCACATCGTGAGCGGGCTCCTGGCCGGGAGCGTGAAGGGATGA